Proteins encoded in a region of the Anopheles ziemanni chromosome 2, idAnoZiCoDA_A2_x.2, whole genome shotgun sequence genome:
- the LOC131283095 gene encoding protein prune homolog 2, which yields MSLSLEDSPLSDNRMDISETTTSQDSSPPPQANTPDYSPVDDTGGVMEPSTNITNTDTTLGNGTSEATTMEPTDMHKMSLNDNIAVTVPAAVEGGASRPSPRVTSSSTGLTPVSNHPLMMSPTGSDSDVSEFIVPVRGKPAIRNYYHYPDVVPASEQPLRLASPYSSRRNVEPNDKENDGANEKGTPLTTVTVASGVRRAVKTSPAKRTMARVGTNKKQQYGKSTTTAATSTLDVINNAIHRGTEEASNGSSNGHRRVEAMGSDFFTSDSEPEPEEDVSLFQASVAPTFQSVALRPSSPPGQAQQSKSISPRLHQRRKVPLPSDLLVDDVSSLEETLSNQSVDELQQNLVSLSPSSSILDDNGFNVDIDEDFLDLPGTPKATQLQQQQLLDCPVDATALAGSSLPQYTAREEARDIRNWQKITLPDGKTREIDMKVIEPYKCVLSHGGYLQAGGHNAIVVFSACHLPDRSRADYHYVMNNLFLYVVKTLEQLVTEDYVLIYLHGGSSRGNVPPFPWLKKCYQLLDRRLRKSLRNLYMVHPTFWLKSVVWMARPFISSKFWRKLVYVRSLEELYKLVPVEKAAVPDKVKHYNAR from the exons TCTCAGCTTGGAAGACAGTCCATTGTCGGACAATAGAATGGATATATCGGAGACTACGACATCGCAAGACTCTTCGCCCCCACCGCAGGCAAACACTCCCGATTATTCCCCGGTCGATGATACGGGTGGCGTCATGGAGCCTTCCACAAACATCACCAATACCGATACCACACTTGGCAATGGCACCAGTGAGGCGACGACGATGGAGCCAACCGACATGCATAAAATGTCGCTTAACGACAATATTGCCGTCACGGTGCCCGCGGCTGTAGAGGGTGGAGCGAGTCGGCCCTCACCACGCGTAACATCCTCTTCGACCGGGCTAACGCCGGTCAGCAACCATCCGCTGATGATGTCACCGACCGGCTCCGACTCGGACGTGTCAGAGTTCATCGTGCCGGTCAGAGGGAAGCCTGCGATACGCAACTACTATCACTATCCGGACGTGGTGCCAGCGAGTGAGCAGCCGTTGCGTCTTGCGAGTCCATATTCGAGCCGGCGCAATGTGGAGCCGAACGACAAGGAAAACGATGGTGCCAATGAAAAAGGGACGCCATTGACCACGGTCACAGTGGCGTCGGGGGTACGTCGTGCTGTGAAAACTTCACCGGCTAAGCGAACGATGGCACGCGTAGGTACGAACAAGAAGCAGCAGTACGGAAAATCCACCACGACGGCCGCCACCTCTACGCTGGACGTTATTAATAATGCCATCCATCGGGGCACTGAGGAGGCGTCGAACGGTTCCTCCAACGGACACCGCCGGGTGGAGGCGATGGGTTCCGATTTTTTCACTAGCGACTccgaaccggaaccggaggAAGATGTATCTCTGTTTCAAGCGTCCGTGGCACCGACATTTCAGTCCGTTGCCCTACGACCTTCGTCTCCACCAGGGCAGGCACAACAATCCAAATCCATCTCGCCACGGCTACACCAACGTCGAAAAGTTCCGCTGCCGAGCGATCTGCTGGTGGACGATGTGAGCTCGCTAGAGGAAACCCTCTCGAATCAGAGTGTGGACGAGTTGCAGCAGAATCTTGTCTCGCTTAGTCCCTCTTCTTCGATACTGGACGATAACGGGTTCAACGTGGACATCGACGAAGATTTCCTCGATCTTCCCGGCACGCCAAAAGCTACACagttgcagcagcaacagctgcTTGACTGTCCAGTGGATGCTACCGCACTCGCTGGATCATCTTTGCCACAGTACACGGCACGCGAGGAAGCCCGCGACATTCGCAACTGGCAGAAGATTACGCTTCCGGATGGGAAAACGCGCGAAATCGACATGAAAGTGATCGAACCGTACAAGTGCGTGCTGTCGCATGGTGGTTATCTGCAGGCCGGTGGCCACAATGCGATCGTGGTGTTCAGTGCCTGCCACTTGCCGGATCGTTCCCGTGCAGACTACCACTATGTGATGAACAATCTGTTCTTGTACGTCGTAAAAACGCTCGAGCAGCTAGTGACGGAGGATTACGTGCTCATCTACCTACACGGTGGATCCAGCCGGGGCAATGTTCCTCCATTTCCGTGGCTGAAAAA aTGTTATCAGCTACTAGATCGTCGACTGAGGAAAAGCTTGCGAAATCTTTACATGGTCCATCCGACATTCTGGTTAAAGTCGGTCGTCTGGATGGCACGTCCTTTCATTAG TTCTAAATTTTGGCGCAAGTTGGTCTACGTGCGATCGCTGGAGGAACTTTACAAACTCGTTCCGGTGGAGAAAGCGGCCGTCCCGGACAAGGTAAAACATTACAATGCGCGGTAG